Genomic window (Salvelinus alpinus chromosome 26, SLU_Salpinus.1, whole genome shotgun sequence):
TTTTGTGCTGACATCTTTATTCCCAttctccgtctccccctctccctccttcacctccttctcttcctccctgggTCCTTGCCCCTGTTTGTCTCTGAATACCTCGACCCCCAGCATGCGGAGGTAGTGGAACCTCTCGTTGCGGGGCACGAAGGCTCTGATGGAGGTCTTGCCTCTCCAGCCACacagctctataggacactgaggACCATCAGTGTtactgaggaaagagagggagaggacggtGAGGGAGAgcgggggtagagggagaggacggTAAGGGAgtggggggggtagagggagaggacggTGAGGgagtgggggggtagagggagaggacggTAAGGGAgtggggggggtagagggagaggacggTGAGGGAGAGcgggggtgagagggaggtcaGGGTGAATTCTCTGATAACAGATAatataacacacacagacaggcaaacAAAATGGACACTTACCTATTGTCAGGCCGGTATTTTAACACAATGCTGCCCATTCCTGTGGAAACAGAGGAAAACATGAAGGACTTACTAGTAATACAGACATGAATGGGCCAACACCCAACATGGCCTTAGACACAGATCATTGCTTTCCAGTTGAGAACACACACCCATCTTCTTGGCCTGTTGGTGAGCATCTTCCTCCAGTTTGCTGAGGTACGGGTTCTCCTGAGTCAGTAGAATCTTAATGTCCTCAACACTCACTGTGATCATCCTGGAGCGGATGTAGGGAAACAGAGTATAGATACcctggaggaggagagcagaATGAGGAGAGCAGAATGAGGAGAGCAAGGATTGAATGCGCGCGTGTGCGCATGCACCTACCTCCTGGGCTAGTCTGAAGGCACAGCCAAACTCCTCCCCGTCGCTGTTGCGAGACCACACCTTCACCCCTGTGTTGATCACCTGCAAAACACACAAAATAATGACTGTTTCAGCAACATATTTACAATTGCTTCTCATTTCAACATTGTCATTGTTGTTTtcaataatagtgatgacagttTCTAGATTTCTTTGGTTATGCAAATATTTGTTTATTAGGTCAAATTGCTCCAATTAGGAGATGGCCACTTCAAATAAACCATTGCTTTTAAGAAAACAAAATACTTTCTCTCATCATTGAGCCAGAACCCTGTTAAGTATGTTGCTTGTATGTCAGTATGTGTGCAGTTCTGGGAACCGTCTGGTGATGGACTCGGCCTGTCTGTTACTACTGCTTACCTGGAGGCTGATCTGAACTTGGGTCAGGTCTAAACATCAAAACATCAGAAAGGAGGGGGGAGATACATAGGGAGAGGGAGATACATAGGGAGAGGGAGATACATAGGGAGAGGGAGATACATAGGGAGAGGGAGATACATAGGGAGAGGGAGATACATAGGGAGAGGGAGATacatagggagaggaggagggagatacatagggagaggaggatacatagggagaggaggatacatagggagaggaggatacatagggagaggaggatacatagggagaggaggatacatagggagaggaggagggagatacatagggagaggaggagggagatacatagggagaggaggagggagatacatagggagaggaggagggagatacatagggagaggaggagggagatacatagggagaggaggagggagatacatagggagaggaggagggagatacatagggagaggaggagggagatacatagggagaggaggagggagatacatagggagaggaggagggagatacatagggagaggaggagggagatacatagggagaggaggagggagatacatagggagaggaggagggagatacatagggagaggaggagggagatacatagggagaggaggagggagatacatagggagaggaggagggagatacatagggagaggaggagggagatacatagggagaggaggagggagatacatagggagaggaggagggagatacatagggagaggaggagggagatacatagggagaggaggagggagatacatagggagaggaggagggagatacatagggagaggaggaaggagatacatagggagaggaggagggagatacatagggagaggagggggaaaaggAAAGGgcgaaaagggggggggggggggcgcgacaaggagaggtggggagagcgacaaggagaggaggggaaataGACAAAGAGCGGAATGGGGGGGTTCTCTGTCTGCTTGAATGCACACACACGGCCACCTGTGCAGGAGCTGAGTGTACTAGGGGGATTTGGGATGAAAAGGATCCCATCTGTTACCTGGACTCCCCTTGATGGGCtggcagtgacacacacacagttggtgTTAGGCAGCGCGCCACATTGTTCCTTAGAGAACatacagtctctcacacacacacacacaccttcattcGCTCACTGTTGTTGAGCATGACGTTGCGTAGCTCCTTGGAAACCATGTACAGATGTCTCTTCTTTCCCTCGTGGGTTCTGGTCAGAACGTTTATCTTAGGGAAGTCTGGAGACAGGTCATAGAATGACCTGCAAAACACACATTAACGGAATAGATCAACAACCAGGGATCAATCAAAACATGTAAAGGTAATACCATCTATGCTTGGTCAAAACATTGTCACCTCTGTACAGATAATGCTGATATCGAGCAGCTGCTTACATAGGCTACACAATCCACCAGACACCAAACACACTCACTCTATCGGGGGGAAGACCGGGTCGTCTTCAGTGAGGAAGACAAAGGGGTCTTCTTTAAAACCATGTCTCTTCATCTTTTTATTCGGAGGAGGCCTGGAACACAGAACAGAGTCAGAATACACACTCttccctcccacccctctctttctctcaacttACCCACACACGTTGGGTTCCTTGGTCTGATCGCCTGCCTCTTTGGGCGAGTCCTCTcctgcctccttccctccatctctctctccatcctccaagGGCATCTCAGGAAGAGGGGTTTCCACTGGAGAGTCCTCTGGCTGGGGCACGGAGCTGGATGACTGCTCCTTCCTCAACTGGAGAAAGATGTTAAAGTGAACTATGATCCGGGAACTTCTCTGTGGTATATGAGCTACCGGATGGTGTTGCCTTCCATCCGTGAGTGTGTGGCCGtgcatgtacatgtgtgtgtacctTGGGGAATCTTCTGTTCCAGGGCATGGGGGCTTTTTTGACCAGGACAGCTACAAAGAAGCCTCCCGTGTTCTGGTGATGGGGCAGGATCCTCATACTGAATACACACATACGTATACACGGTATATACAAAGATTAGAGGCAACAGCACCCTCTGCTGGTAGAAATCAAATCAACACAAACCAGCAACACTTCACAGGGATTTGAAAGTCTGtccagcttttaatttttaatctCATTAGCATTAGGTATGCAGCTGTGTGCACAGGTGTAGCAAATACATGTACATGATTGTCATGACTGACATTTTAGGCATATTCTAACCAAATAAAGTGGGgcctatgtgtttgtgtgcaggtgTGTACGCAGGTGAGTGTACCATCTCTCCAACTTCATATTGGCCAgtttctctgtgtctgtgggagggaACATGGTGGGTCTGATCTGTGTGTGGCGGTTGGCTGGCACCTCGGACCAGTCCTTATACCACTGACCCTCCTTAGTCATCAACTAGAGATGGAAGGAAAGATGGTGAGAGAGAttaagtgtgtgtgagaggtagctgttggagggagaggaggggatgggagagagcgCAAAAGACTCAGTTATAAAACGGGCTAAATCTGTATTCAAACTGACATGGTGGTGGAATATCACGACTATTGTAGTGGCTAGACTGTCAGGCCTATCAAGTACCTCTAGTAGTCGCTAGCAGTGATTAATAGGCATGAGGTGGCGGTCATGTGTTCCAACAGTTATATACCTTCCATTTGGTGACTCCAGGCATCCATTTTAACCCTGGGAGATCAACTGACGCATCTGCTAACTCTAACGCACCTGGAGATAGACAAAGAGGCAGACAGAGGCAGttatcacctgtgtgtgtgtgacactgtatttgtgtgtgcatgcatgcgtgtgtgttacCTTCACTCTTCTCCAGTAGCGTTGCTATGACAGCTTCGTCCTCTATAGGGTTGAGTGAACAGGTAGAGTAGACCATCCTCCCTCCTACAGCTAGCTGCTCCACACCACGCACTGCTATACGGATCTGGAGactggagacacacacaggttatcacacacacacacacacatacatatacacgcacctgctctctctctcctcacccatgGAGATGCAGGCTGTTACTGGTGGTCCATTTCTTCCACACATCAATGTTcttcctcatggtgccatctccactgtagaaacacacacagaatactTTACTTTTTAGCAACACACTTGAGAAAAATTCAAAATTGGAGTTTGTCAGCTTCCCTGGATCATTAACTACACATTAGCTTTCCCAGACAGACAATCCAACAATGTGGTTACAGGAGATCGCCATCTCTCCTGTCTCATTCTTGTGGTCACCTTTTCTTCCCCtaataaaaacaaaacaagcaGTAGCCTACCCAGTGCAGCCACCAATCATAAATCAGACAGAAGAGCCAATCATAAGACACAGGGTAGAACCATGAGGTTGATATCTCTCCATATATCTGACTGTCTACACATCATGTCAAGTTTTGACTGTCCAATACCAAACCCCCAGATTTTCCTTTGCCCCCCACctttctcccctacttctctcaaTCACTATTTACTTCCTTCTCTCAGCTAAACAGGTAACCAGGTTAACTCTTTGTTCACCTGCAGGGGACATCGCAGAGGATGCGGTCGTAGAACAGTGTGCCCTTCTGTCCGTCCTCCGTGTCTATCTGTAGTCTGGGGATGCAGGAGGCATCATGGTTCACCACCATGATACAGGGGCTGTTCAGTCTCTTAGCCTGGTGCACCAGCAGGTAACAACGCTTGTTGTCCACGTCgttggctatcacaaagccctctgaagggggaagagggagagaaagaaagagggggagatgaTGTTCAGGATTACAATGCTTTGTTACAGTGtttcacattttagtcattttgcagatgctcttatccagagagacttacaggagcaattagggttaagtgccttgctcaagggcacagacagatttttctcCTACtctgctcggggattcgaaccagcaatgttttggttactgtcccaatgctcttaaccgctatcTTTTCTGTCACAAAGTAACAGAAAAGATACAGTCAGCAACGTACCGCCCTGTCCATTGGGCCACAATTCAGATACTCCAATGCATCAGGTGTGTGTTACATTTTCTACAGATTTGATTCTGTGCGTGCGCGCGCGGGTTACCTGGGAAGGGTACGTCCATATCAGAATGGAGCATCTCAATCAACTGCACCGTCTTAGATCCAGGAGCAGCACACATGTCCAGAATCTACCCACAGAAATACAGGTACACTATAATGTTCCAAGGTTTAGGGTCTAGGGACAGAATCTACCCacaaaaacacaataatgttCCCAAATTTAGGGTCTAGGGACCGAAATGGAAGCAGGTCTTGGCCAGAAAGGCGTCCAGTGTATCGTTTACCTTGTGGTGGGGCTCAATCTTCATCAGCAGAGGAGGGATCATACTTACAGCCTCCTGTCTGCTGATGTTACCCTGTAGAGACCAACGTAGAGAAAGAAACACCACAGTACATAAGGCAGCCATACAGCTAAGAAACCAtcgagatcctattaaattactttCTAATTCTTAAATAACACTCAAGACTTCCTCACCGACTCGGTCTCGCTGACCAGGAACTGATGGAACTTCTCCAGGAGAGGAGACTTCCTCAGGATCTTCCTGCTCATGTTGGTGTGCCACGCTAGCTCATCTgggtacctacacacacacacacacacacacaattacagcagatgaccctttgtgtgtgtgtgtgtgtgtgtgtgtgtgtgcatacgtaccAGCTCAGAGGCTGAGGAGCCTCTATCTTCTGCCCGTCGATCTCTACCTCCTGGATCTCCTTGAAGTACTTGTTCTTCAGACAGTGGAGGATCTCCTTGGCATGGCTACATcatatcaaagtttatttgtcacgtgcgccgaatacaacaggtgtagaccttacagtgaaatgcttacttacaggccctaaccaacattgccatttttaagtaaaaaaataggtattaggtgaacaatagataggtaaagaaataaaaacagtaaaaagacagtgaaaaataccagtagcgaggctatatacaggcaccggttagtcgggctaattgaggtagtatatacatgtaggtatggttaaagtgactatgcatatatgataaacagagagtagcagtagcgtaaaagaggggttggcgggtggtgggaaaCAATGCagacccggccaggtctctgacctccttcggcatctgcaaacttaatgatggtgttggagttgtgcctggccatgcagtcgtgggtaaacagggagtacaggagggaactgagcacgcacccgaggggctccagtgttgaggatcagcgtggcggatgtgttgctacctaccctcaacacctgggggcagcccgtcggGAAGTACATGGGGACAACCCAATGGACAATCCTTTTTAATACACTTAGAGGTTTAACAGAGTGGTGTTTTGGAAAGCAATCTTCATAAGTATGAATCCTGACGTAG
Coding sequences:
- the nsun2 gene encoding RNA cytosine C(5)-methyltransferase NSUN2, with product MGKRSRLRKKEHQNNSKPGGRDNRDNAGWGAGYADIIKENKLFEAYYQELGLVPEGEFDQFMEAMREPLPATIRITGYKSHAKEILHCLKNKYFKEIQEVEIDGQKIEAPQPLSWYPDELAWHTNMSRKILRKSPLLEKFHQFLVSETESGNISRQEAVSMIPPLLMKIEPHHKILDMCAAPGSKTVQLIEMLHSDMDVPFPEGFVIANDVDNKRCYLLVHQAKRLNSPCIMVVNHDASCIPRLQIDTEDGQKGTLFYDRILCDVPCSGDGTMRKNIDVWKKWTTSNSLHLHGLQIRIAVRGVEQLAVGGRMVYSTCSLNPIEDEAVIATLLEKSEGALELADASVDLPGLKWMPGVTKWKLMTKEGQWYKDWSEVPANRHTQIRPTMFPPTDTEKLANMKLERCMRILPHHQNTGGFFVAVLVKKAPMPWNRRFPKLRKEQSSSSVPQPEDSPVETPLPEMPLEDGERDGGKEAGEDSPKEAGDQTKEPNVCGPPPNKKMKRHGFKEDPFVFLTEDDPVFPPIESFYDLSPDFPKINVLTRTHEGKKRHLYMVSKELRNVMLNNSERMKVINTGVKVWSRNSDGEEFGCAFRLAQEGIYTLFPYIRSRMITVSVEDIKILLTQENPYLSKLEEDAHQQAKKMGMGSIVLKYRPDNSNTDGPQCPIELCGWRGKTSIRAFVPRNERFHYLRMLGVEVFRDKQGQGPREEEKEVKEGEGETENGNKDVSTKQELRGENRGDENLKGDEREGGGEILTST